A window from Pseudooceanicola algae encodes these proteins:
- a CDS encoding carbohydrate ABC transporter permease has protein sequence MKRVILLGLLALGAVMVLLPFLWMVSVSLKPQEEIFTASARLVPRAPTLANYWQALTQTSIPRYLLNGVIVTGGILVLQVLVSVPCAYALAHRDFRGRGLLFAAILAALLAPFHVTAIPIFLGLARLGWLNSYAALILPFTATAFGLFLLRQAFGRIPGELIDAARVDGLSEMAIAWRIAFPLAMPTVIAFAIFSVTAHWNDLFWPMIATTDPQLATPPRGILFFRDAESGDNPGPLMAGAVLITAPLVLAFLLSQRRFTQGLANTGLKG, from the coding sequence ATGAAACGTGTCATCCTGCTAGGCCTGCTGGCCCTTGGCGCGGTCATGGTCCTGCTGCCCTTCCTCTGGATGGTGTCCGTTTCGCTGAAACCGCAGGAGGAGATCTTTACCGCCTCGGCCAGATTGGTGCCGCGCGCGCCGACACTGGCGAATTACTGGCAGGCGCTGACCCAGACCTCGATCCCGCGCTACCTGCTGAACGGTGTCATCGTGACGGGGGGCATCCTCGTGCTGCAGGTGCTGGTGTCGGTGCCCTGTGCCTATGCGCTGGCCCACCGCGACTTTCGCGGACGCGGGCTGCTGTTCGCGGCGATCCTCGCAGCCCTTCTGGCGCCCTTTCACGTGACGGCGATCCCGATCTTTCTGGGGCTGGCCAGGCTGGGCTGGCTGAACAGCTATGCGGCGCTGATCCTGCCCTTTACCGCCACGGCCTTTGGCCTGTTCCTGCTGCGGCAGGCCTTTGGCCGCATTCCGGGCGAACTCATCGATGCGGCCCGCGTCGATGGTCTGAGCGAAATGGCCATCGCCTGGCGCATCGCCTTTCCGCTGGCCATGCCGACGGTGATCGCCTTCGCGATCTTTTCGGTCACGGCGCATTGGAACGATCTGTTCTGGCCGATGATCGCCACCACCGACCCGCAGCTGGCCACGCCGCCGCGCGGCATCCTGTTCTTTCGGGATGCGGAAAGCGGCGACAATCCGGGCCCCCTGATGGCCGGGGCGGTGCTGATCACCGCGCCGCTGGTGCTGGCCTTCCTGCTCAGTCAGCGCCGGTTCACCCAAGGTCTGGCCAATACCGGGCTCAAGGGATGA
- a CDS encoding carbohydrate ABC transporter permease, with the protein MNRRESLTNLVLAGPAALALVLFIFLPVAVVFVLAFTDYQIGAPGMGWVGLDNFSKLFGSRLGRNAILNTLTYVAIVIPASVGLGLLVALGLHALARSLPRIAAILKAVYFLPVAATLVAMAVSWQMLLHPSLGLVNGWASALGLPAPLWLSDRSLVLYTLAGIGVWQTVGYNMVLFLAGLAAIQPALYDAAEVDGASRGWSRFWLVTWPMLGPTTLFVLVVTAASAFRVFETVATLTKGGPAFASDTIVYALYREGFVYFKAGYASAITVVFFIALLLLTALQVWVVERKVHYR; encoded by the coding sequence ATGAACCGGCGTGAAAGCCTTACCAACCTGGTGTTGGCGGGGCCGGCGGCGCTGGCGCTGGTGCTGTTCATTTTTCTGCCGGTGGCAGTGGTCTTCGTGCTGGCCTTCACGGACTATCAGATCGGCGCGCCCGGTATGGGATGGGTCGGTCTGGACAATTTTTCCAAACTGTTTGGCTCGCGGCTGGGACGCAACGCGATCCTCAACACGCTGACCTATGTGGCGATCGTCATTCCCGCCTCGGTCGGATTGGGTCTGCTGGTGGCCCTTGGTTTGCATGCGCTGGCGCGCAGCCTGCCGCGAATCGCCGCCATTCTGAAGGCCGTGTACTTCCTGCCGGTTGCCGCGACTCTGGTGGCCATGGCGGTGTCCTGGCAGATGCTGCTGCATCCGTCGCTGGGGTTGGTGAATGGCTGGGCCAGCGCGCTTGGCCTGCCCGCGCCTCTGTGGCTGAGCGACCGAAGCCTCGTTCTTTATACCCTGGCCGGGATCGGCGTCTGGCAGACCGTGGGATACAACATGGTGCTGTTCCTCGCCGGTCTCGCCGCCATTCAGCCGGCGCTTTACGACGCGGCCGAAGTCGACGGTGCCTCGCGTGGCTGGTCGCGCTTCTGGCTGGTCACTTGGCCAATGCTGGGGCCGACGACGCTGTTCGTGCTGGTCGTCACGGCGGCCAGCGCATTCCGCGTCTTTGAAACCGTCGCGACACTGACGAAGGGCGGCCCGGCCTTTGCCTCGGATACCATTGTCTATGCGCTCTACCGCGAAGGCTTTGTCTATTTCAAGGCAGGCTATGCCAGCGCCATCACGGTGGTCTTCTTCATCGCCCTGCTGCTGCTGACCGCGCTTCAGGTCTGGGTGGTCGAGCGAAAGGTGCACTACCGATGA
- a CDS encoding ABC transporter ATP-binding protein: MRNVSKSYGETEVVSGLSLDLHAGEFVALLGASGSGKSTTLRMLAGLERPSSGKVMMAGQDVTDSRPAARNIALMFQSYALYPHLSVKQNIATPLRQAQLSALARLPGAGLLSACTRRRNADIDRRTRDIARMLRLDGLLDRKPGQLSGGQQQRVALARALVRDPSAFLLDEPLSNLDTALRHSTREEIRELHRRTGHAFLLVTHDQADALSMADRVAVMIAGRIAQCAPAGDIYHRPANRDVARFIGAHRMNILSPGPEAIALHPRGAKDEIGVRPEALRIDPEGGLSARLTSAAFHGEETLLHLRTEGDAELLVVTDGTAPLVPQGETMRFSAEATRLHCFDPTTGDRLEMAS, translated from the coding sequence TTGCGGAACGTCAGCAAGAGCTACGGCGAGACCGAGGTCGTCTCGGGTCTGTCCCTTGATTTGCACGCCGGTGAATTCGTCGCGCTTCTGGGGGCTTCGGGGTCCGGCAAGTCAACGACCCTGCGGATGTTGGCGGGTCTGGAGCGCCCGAGCAGCGGCAAGGTCATGATGGCTGGTCAAGACGTGACCGACTCGCGCCCGGCGGCGCGAAACATTGCGCTGATGTTCCAGAGCTACGCGCTTTATCCGCATCTGAGCGTGAAGCAGAATATCGCGACGCCGCTGCGGCAGGCGCAATTGTCCGCCCTTGCGCGGCTTCCCGGTGCGGGGTTGCTGAGCGCGTGCACGCGACGCCGGAACGCGGATATCGACAGGCGCACCCGCGACATTGCGCGGATGCTTCGACTGGATGGCCTGCTGGATCGCAAGCCGGGCCAGTTGTCCGGGGGGCAACAGCAACGCGTCGCGCTGGCGCGTGCGCTGGTGCGCGACCCGTCGGCCTTTCTGCTGGACGAGCCACTTTCGAACCTCGACACCGCCCTGCGCCACAGCACCCGCGAAGAGATCCGCGAGTTGCACCGCCGGACCGGCCATGCCTTCTTGCTGGTGACGCATGATCAGGCCGATGCCTTGTCGATGGCCGACAGGGTCGCGGTGATGATCGCGGGCCGCATCGCCCAATGTGCCCCGGCGGGGGATATCTATCACCGGCCCGCCAATCGGGACGTCGCCCGTTTCATCGGGGCGCACCGGATGAACATCCTGTCACCGGGGCCCGAGGCCATCGCCCTGCATCCGCGTGGGGCAAAGGACGAGATCGGCGTCCGGCCCGAGGCGCTGCGGATCGACCCCGAAGGCGGGCTTTCCGCCCGGCTGACCAGCGCGGCCTTTCACGGTGAGGAAACGCTGCTGCACCTCAGGACGGAAGGCGATGCCGAGCTTCTGGTCGTCACCGATGGCACTGCCCCGCTGGTTCCGCAGGGCGAGACGATGCGTTTCAGTGCCGAGGCCACGCGGCTGCATTGCTTTGACCCAACCACCGGCGACCGCCTGGAGATGGCATCATGA
- a CDS encoding SLOG cluster 4 domain-containing protein, with protein sequence MPDSLSRTEDGRIFLGANALCGDAWAWRPASRPRADAVAITATEALKELSGTRRLQQLVVGLIGPRDATPDQVAAAEAIGHAFGGLGLTVICGGRSGVMEAACKGCCEAGGLPIGILPGTDPQEANPFVAIPLPTGLNEARNIIIVRAARVLVAIGDSPGTLTEVAYGLHFGKPVIGIAGAAQLDGVHHLPDVPSAVDAALLHLLMGLPMIEAD encoded by the coding sequence ATGCCCGATAGCCTTTCTCGCACCGAAGACGGTCGAATTTTTCTGGGTGCCAATGCGCTTTGCGGCGATGCCTGGGCCTGGCGTCCGGCAAGCAGGCCGCGGGCTGACGCCGTGGCGATCACCGCAACAGAGGCCCTGAAGGAGCTGTCCGGCACACGCCGGTTGCAGCAGTTGGTCGTCGGCTTGATCGGCCCGCGCGATGCCACGCCGGACCAGGTCGCGGCAGCCGAGGCCATCGGCCATGCCTTCGGGGGACTGGGCCTGACGGTGATCTGCGGCGGCCGTTCCGGCGTGATGGAGGCCGCTTGCAAGGGTTGCTGCGAAGCCGGTGGGCTGCCAATCGGTATTCTGCCGGGCACCGATCCGCAGGAGGCCAACCCCTTTGTCGCCATCCCCTTGCCCACCGGTTTGAACGAGGCGCGCAATATCATCATCGTCCGCGCCGCGCGGGTACTGGTGGCCATCGGCGATTCCCCGGGCACCCTGACCGAGGTCGCCTATGGTCTGCACTTCGGCAAGCCGGTGATCGGGATCGCGGGGGCCGCGCAACTTGATGGGGTTCACCACCTACCGGATGTCCCGTCTGCCGTCGATGCCGCCTTGCTGCACTTGCTGATGGGCCTGCCGATGATCGAGGCGGACTGA
- a CDS encoding DeoR/GlpR family DNA-binding transcription regulator: MTNPQTTPNLSQRQSVVLNRVLRSGFVTIEALAEEFGVSAQTVRRDIITLSEQGLLQRFHGGAGPIGSAESARLDHAAKRDVAREEKQMVGARAAAAIPAGASIFLDVGTTIECCAARLSQRAGFRIFTTSIRTALLFDPDAHEVNVIGGRLSGRDGSLTGEEVILRLHDLQIDVALIACSAVDDTARVMDFNTSKIAVKKAAMAAASSSYLLCTKSKFGRTALSTIAPTSRFQAVITESETIWRQNSPAATEIG, translated from the coding sequence ATGACAAACCCGCAGACAACCCCAAATTTGTCCCAACGACAAAGCGTTGTTCTGAACCGCGTCCTCAGATCGGGGTTCGTGACAATCGAGGCGCTCGCCGAAGAGTTCGGCGTGTCCGCCCAGACCGTGCGCCGCGACATCATCACCCTGTCGGAACAGGGCCTCTTGCAGCGTTTTCATGGCGGAGCGGGCCCGATCGGCTCGGCCGAGTCCGCGCGGCTGGATCACGCGGCAAAGCGCGACGTGGCGCGCGAGGAAAAGCAGATGGTCGGGGCCCGTGCAGCGGCCGCGATCCCCGCGGGTGCCAGCATCTTTCTGGACGTGGGCACCACCATCGAATGCTGTGCCGCGCGGCTGTCGCAACGGGCCGGTTTCCGGATCTTCACCACCAGCATCCGCACCGCCTTGCTGTTCGACCCCGATGCCCATGAGGTGAATGTCATCGGCGGACGGCTGTCGGGCCGGGACGGGTCCCTGACCGGCGAAGAGGTTATCCTGCGACTGCATGACCTTCAGATCGACGTCGCGCTGATCGCCTGTTCCGCCGTCGACGACACCGCGCGGGTGATGGATTTCAACACCTCCAAGATCGCGGTCAAGAAGGCGGCGATGGCGGCCGCATCGTCCTCCTACCTGCTGTGCACGAAAAGCAAGTTCGGGCGAACCGCGCTTTCTACCATCGCCCCGACCAGCCGCTTTCAGGCTGTCATTACCGAATCGGAAACGATCTGGCGCCAGAACAGCCCCGCCGCGACCGAGATTGGCTGA
- a CDS encoding GNAT family N-acetyltransferase, translating into MAALEQNPPDLCLGSPQRRNLDAKASAPSDRLADHPDLLIRPAMPADTEAVSRMLARSYRALLAPDYAPALLREALPLIGLARPGVLTCGTYFIAEIDDRVLAAGGWTDLSPHGGAGRVGEGHMRHLAVDPDGVTQGLGRRIMERVLRSSSAAGIEVLHCQSTLTARGFYEAMGFDARAAIDVRLPTGLLFPAVQMIRRQGV; encoded by the coding sequence ATGGCTGCCCTCGAACAGAATCCCCCCGATCTTTGCCTCGGATCGCCACAACGGCGTAATCTTGATGCCAAAGCCAGCGCGCCATCCGACCGGCTGGCCGATCACCCGGATCTGCTGATCCGTCCCGCCATGCCTGCGGACACCGAAGCGGTCAGCCGGATGCTCGCCCGGTCCTACCGCGCCCTTCTGGCGCCGGATTACGCACCCGCTCTGCTGCGCGAGGCGCTACCGCTGATTGGTCTGGCCCGCCCCGGCGTGCTGACCTGTGGCACCTATTTCATCGCAGAGATCGACGACCGTGTCCTGGCGGCGGGCGGCTGGACCGACCTGTCCCCCCATGGCGGCGCGGGACGTGTCGGAGAAGGGCACATGCGTCACCTTGCGGTCGATCCCGACGGGGTGACGCAGGGCCTTGGCCGGCGGATCATGGAGCGCGTCTTGCGGTCTTCTTCGGCCGCGGGCATCGAGGTGCTGCATTGCCAATCGACCCTGACGGCCCGTGGCTTTTACGAGGCAATGGGGTTTGACGCGCGGGCGGCAATCGATGTGCGGCTGCCGACGGGCCTGCTGTTCCCGGCGGTCCAGATGATCCGGCGTCAGGGGGTGTGA
- the rpmG gene encoding 50S ribosomal protein L33 produces the protein MAKPTTIKIRLNSTAGTGHFYVTKKNARTMTEKMTVRKYDPVVRKHVEYKEGKIK, from the coding sequence ATGGCGAAGCCGACGACCATCAAGATCCGTCTGAACTCGACCGCGGGCACGGGCCATTTCTACGTGACCAAAAAGAACGCGCGAACCATGACCGAAAAGATGACCGTACGTAAGTACGATCCCGTGGTGCGCAAGCATGTCGAGTACAAGGAAGGCAAGATCAAGTAA
- a CDS encoding PRC-barrel domain-containing protein, protein MTKFFATTSRAALIALIAAAPMSAFAQDAEPAQSDMMEAPADDSVDMPMEDGGAEMNAETDSAVIDDPAAPAASDDIMADEATDEAPAKPVEGQITLQDENTILAADLIGATVYSQADEVVGDIDDLIIGLDGTVHGVIIGVGGFLGMGEKHVAVEMAALEVMTDDSGNPRLFTSATKEDLEAAQEFVSAEEQEEAADNAAMQSEAGSATGTGTMNAAPVE, encoded by the coding sequence ATGACCAAGTTCTTCGCTACCACGAGCCGCGCGGCCCTGATCGCCCTGATCGCCGCCGCCCCGATGTCCGCCTTTGCTCAGGATGCAGAGCCGGCGCAATCCGACATGATGGAAGCCCCCGCTGACGACAGCGTCGACATGCCCATGGAAGACGGCGGGGCAGAGATGAACGCCGAAACCGACAGCGCCGTCATCGACGATCCGGCGGCCCCTGCGGCCTCTGACGACATCATGGCTGACGAGGCGACCGACGAAGCCCCGGCCAAGCCGGTCGAAGGCCAGATCACCCTGCAGGATGAAAACACGATCCTCGCGGCCGATCTGATCGGTGCCACCGTCTATTCCCAGGCTGACGAAGTCGTGGGCGATATCGACGACCTGATCATCGGGCTCGACGGCACGGTTCATGGCGTGATCATCGGTGTCGGCGGGTTCCTCGGTATGGGTGAAAAGCATGTGGCTGTCGAAATGGCCGCGCTTGAAGTCATGACCGACGATTCGGGCAATCCGCGCCTGTTCACCTCGGCCACCAAGGAAGACCTTGAAGCGGCGCAGGAATTCGTCAGTGCCGAAGAACAGGAAGAGGCTGCCGATAACGCCGCCATGCAATCCGAGGCCGGCTCTGCGACCGGGACGGGCACCATGAACGCCGCACCCGTGGAATGA
- a CDS encoding universal stress protein, whose translation MRKFLVILDDSRECLNAMRFAAMRAAHSSGGVAILSIIPPEEFNHWIGVGDIMRSEARERIEAHFEVFAKWMRDRQNIEPELIIREGEPFEQILGLIREDSDIGVLVLGAAAGKSGPGPLVSHMSRNAASLPVPITIVPEDLSKERLEAIT comes from the coding sequence ATGCGCAAGTTTCTCGTCATTCTGGACGACAGCCGCGAATGTCTGAACGCCATGCGCTTCGCTGCGATGCGGGCGGCGCATTCGAGCGGCGGCGTCGCCATCCTGTCGATCATCCCGCCGGAAGAGTTCAATCACTGGATCGGTGTCGGCGACATCATGCGGTCCGAGGCACGCGAAAGGATCGAAGCCCATTTCGAGGTCTTCGCCAAATGGATGCGCGACCGGCAGAACATCGAACCCGAACTGATCATCCGGGAAGGCGAGCCCTTTGAACAGATCCTCGGCCTGATCCGCGAAGACAGCGACATCGGCGTGCTGGTGCTGGGCGCGGCTGCGGGCAAATCCGGCCCCGGCCCGCTGGTCAGCCACATGAGCCGCAATGCCGCCAGCCTGCCCGTGCCGATTACCATCGTGCCGGAGGATCTTTCCAAGGAACGCCTGGAAGCCATCACCTGA
- a CDS encoding NifU family protein, translated as MFIQTESTPNPATLKFLPGQTVLDAGTADFPTAEAGEKSPLAKRLFSVDGVTGVFFGTDFVTVTKTDSIEWDHLKPALLGAIMEHFQSGQPVMNEAGAPAASGHADHDGPDGAIVNQIKELLDTRVRPAVAQDGGDITFHGFDRGVVYLYMQGACAGCPSSTLTLKMGIENLLRHYIPEVTEVRPVAV; from the coding sequence ATGTTCATCCAGACCGAATCCACACCGAATCCCGCGACGCTGAAGTTTCTGCCGGGCCAGACCGTGCTTGACGCGGGCACGGCGGATTTCCCGACGGCCGAAGCGGGCGAAAAATCTCCGCTGGCCAAGCGCCTGTTTTCCGTCGACGGCGTGACCGGGGTCTTCTTCGGCACCGATTTCGTTACCGTGACCAAGACCGACAGCATCGAATGGGATCACCTGAAGCCCGCCCTGCTCGGCGCGATCATGGAACATTTCCAATCCGGTCAGCCGGTGATGAACGAAGCCGGCGCGCCTGCCGCCTCGGGTCATGCCGATCATGACGGGCCCGATGGTGCCATCGTCAACCAGATCAAGGAACTGCTCGACACCCGCGTGCGGCCCGCCGTTGCGCAGGATGGTGGCGACATTACCTTCCACGGGTTCGACCGGGGGGTCGTCTATCTTTACATGCAGGGCGCCTGTGCGGGGTGCCCGTCTTCGACCCTGACGCTGAAGATGGGGATCGAGAACCTGCTGCGCCACTACATCCCCGAGGTGACCGAGGTCCGGCCTGTTGCCGTCTGA
- the tsaB gene encoding tRNA (adenosine(37)-N6)-threonylcarbamoyltransferase complex dimerization subunit type 1 TsaB, which translates to MPSDDCLLAFDTSAAHCAAALLCNGVILAERRDPMAKGQGEHLVPLLEDLLGDASLSWSDLTALAVGTGPGNFTGLRISVALVRGLALALKIPAIGVTGFEALALDAPRPMLATLPAPRDQLYGQLWTKDGVSEAQIFAADQIPPDLQAPGMALLGAIRGAGDDAPVNPAIAIARAAAAKGAQPQPPAPFYLRPADAAPPRDAPPRILP; encoded by the coding sequence TTGCCGTCTGACGACTGCCTTCTGGCCTTCGACACATCGGCCGCGCATTGCGCGGCCGCTTTGCTATGCAATGGGGTCATCCTCGCGGAACGGCGCGATCCCATGGCCAAGGGCCAGGGCGAACACCTGGTCCCGCTGCTGGAAGACCTGCTGGGTGACGCCAGCCTCAGCTGGTCCGACCTGACCGCTTTGGCGGTCGGCACCGGGCCGGGCAATTTCACCGGCTTGCGGATCTCCGTGGCGTTGGTGCGTGGGCTGGCGCTGGCGCTGAAGATCCCCGCGATCGGCGTCACCGGTTTCGAGGCGCTTGCACTGGACGCGCCGCGCCCGATGCTTGCCACTCTCCCCGCGCCGCGCGATCAGCTTTATGGACAGCTCTGGACCAAAGACGGCGTTTCCGAGGCACAGATCTTCGCCGCCGACCAGATCCCGCCGGATCTGCAAGCCCCCGGAATGGCCCTGCTGGGCGCGATCAGGGGCGCCGGCGACGACGCGCCCGTGAACCCGGCCATTGCCATTGCCCGCGCCGCCGCCGCCAAGGGCGCGCAGCCGCAGCCGCCCGCGCCCTTCTACCTGCGCCCGGCCGATGCCGCCCCGCCCCGCGACGCACCGCCCCGGATCCTGCCGTGA
- a CDS encoding GNAT family N-acetyltransferase: MTTWTPAGLSRLHARCFTTPRPWSEAEFEEILGEDASFLITRPEGFLLALQVLDEVEVLTIAVAPAARQQGHGLAMFGEFERRAMDLGCKKAFLEVATDNLAAKALYAAAGYRQVGRRPRYYRKPDGGLIDAEILCKQLG; encoded by the coding sequence GTGACGACCTGGACACCGGCTGGCCTGTCGCGCCTTCATGCCCGCTGCTTCACCACCCCGCGCCCATGGAGCGAGGCGGAGTTCGAGGAAATCCTCGGGGAAGACGCCTCATTTCTCATCACGCGACCAGAAGGTTTCCTGCTCGCTCTGCAGGTGCTGGATGAGGTCGAGGTGCTGACCATCGCCGTCGCCCCCGCGGCGCGGCAGCAGGGGCATGGGCTGGCGATGTTCGGGGAATTCGAACGCCGGGCCATGGACCTGGGGTGCAAAAAGGCCTTCCTGGAAGTGGCGACCGACAATCTGGCCGCCAAGGCGCTTTATGCCGCCGCCGGTTACAGGCAGGTCGGACGGCGTCCGCGCTACTACCGCAAGCCCGATGGCGGCTTGATTGACGCTGAAATCCTGTGCAAACAACTCGGGTGA
- a CDS encoding BMP family lipoprotein codes for MTLKTKLLSAAALTLTVSAAAADPALIYDLGGKFDKSFNEAAFNGATRWAAETGGEFKDIEMTSEAQREQALRRFAEQGFTPIITSGFSFSTPIANVAGDYPDTKFVTIDGWVDPEANPNVLSIGFAEEEGSYLVGMIAGLATESNTVSFVGGMDIPLIRKFACGYAQGVKAVNPEAEVISNMTGTDPTAWADPVKGSELTKAQISNGSDVVFAAAGATGLGVLQTAADEGIYSIGVDSNQNYLQPGSVLTSMLKRVDNAVYDAMTAGEDLETGVITKDLSNRGVGFSLDGYNEQIIPFTTLSEVYGAAAMIESGELEVHDYTSDDSCPALTF; via the coding sequence ATGACCCTCAAGACCAAACTTCTGAGCGCCGCCGCGCTGACGCTGACCGTCAGCGCCGCAGCAGCGGACCCCGCGCTGATCTACGACCTGGGCGGCAAGTTCGACAAGTCGTTCAACGAAGCTGCCTTCAACGGCGCGACCCGTTGGGCTGCCGAGACCGGCGGCGAATTCAAGGACATCGAGATGACGTCCGAAGCACAGCGCGAACAGGCGCTGCGTCGCTTCGCCGAGCAGGGCTTTACCCCGATCATCACCTCGGGCTTCTCGTTCTCGACCCCGATCGCCAATGTCGCGGGCGATTACCCCGACACCAAGTTCGTCACCATCGACGGCTGGGTCGACCCCGAAGCCAACCCCAACGTCCTCTCCATCGGCTTTGCCGAGGAAGAAGGCTCCTACCTGGTGGGCATGATCGCGGGCCTGGCGACGGAATCCAACACCGTCTCCTTCGTCGGCGGCATGGACATTCCGCTGATCCGCAAGTTCGCCTGCGGCTATGCCCAGGGCGTCAAGGCCGTGAACCCGGAGGCCGAGGTCATCTCGAACATGACCGGCACCGATCCGACCGCATGGGCTGACCCGGTCAAGGGCTCCGAACTGACCAAGGCGCAGATCTCGAACGGCTCCGACGTGGTCTTCGCGGCCGCGGGTGCAACCGGCCTCGGTGTGCTGCAGACCGCTGCGGACGAAGGCATCTACAGCATCGGCGTGGACAGCAACCAGAACTACCTGCAGCCCGGTTCGGTGCTGACCTCGATGCTGAAGCGTGTCGACAACGCCGTCTATGACGCGATGACCGCCGGCGAAGACCTGGAGACCGGTGTCATCACCAAGGACCTGTCCAACCGTGGCGTCGGCTTCTCGCTGGATGGCTACAACGAACAGATCATCCCCTTCACCACCCTGTCCGAAGTCTATGGCGCCGCAGCCATGATCGAATCGGGCGAGCTGGAAGTGCATGATTACACCTCCGACGACTCCTGCCCGGCTCTGACCTTCTAA
- a CDS encoding ABC transporter ATP-binding protein, with product MTDTAPAIELKGISKAFGPVQANKDISIRVMPGTIHGIIGENGAGKSTLMSILYGFYKADRGEIWVNGEKKSITDSQAAIAAGIGMVFQHFKLVENFSVVENIILGAEDGAFLRPSVSKARKSLKRLAEEYEMHVDPDMLIENLSVGHQQRVEILKALYREANILILDEPTGVLTPAEADHLFRILDNLRAEGKTVILITHKLREIMEITDTVSVMRRGEMTATVKTAETSPEELAELMVGRKVLLRVDKTPAQPGKTVLSVKDLHVTDDKGVERVKGVSLDIRAGEILGIAGVAGNGQSEVMNVLGGIMEGRGEITMNGAPLPLTGAGSDGAARRKALIAHVPEDRQREGLIMEFTAWENSVFGYHRDPRWQSGPLMNNSAIQTEAAGAMERFDVRPPDPNLAAKSFSGGNQQKIVLAREIERNPDLLLVGQPTRGVDIGAIEFIHQEIVRLRDQGKAILLVSVELDEIMSLSDRIAVMFDGKIMGLRDPAETDERELGLLMAGIAGEPDKEDWKAVEENLAAVEAAADQEEGAHNG from the coding sequence ATGACAGATACCGCCCCCGCCATCGAACTGAAGGGCATCTCGAAGGCCTTCGGTCCGGTTCAGGCGAACAAGGACATCTCGATCCGCGTGATGCCGGGCACGATCCACGGCATCATCGGTGAAAACGGCGCGGGCAAGTCGACCCTGATGTCGATCCTCTACGGCTTCTACAAGGCCGACCGGGGAGAGATCTGGGTCAATGGCGAAAAGAAATCCATCACCGACAGCCAGGCGGCCATCGCCGCAGGCATCGGCATGGTCTTCCAGCATTTCAAGCTGGTCGAGAATTTTTCGGTGGTGGAAAACATCATCCTCGGCGCCGAAGACGGCGCCTTTCTGCGGCCCTCGGTTTCCAAGGCCCGCAAATCGCTGAAACGGCTGGCCGAGGAATACGAGATGCATGTCGATCCCGACATGCTGATCGAGAACCTTTCGGTCGGGCACCAGCAGCGGGTCGAGATCCTGAAGGCGCTCTACCGCGAAGCCAACATCCTGATCCTGGACGAGCCCACCGGCGTGCTGACCCCGGCCGAGGCCGATCACCTGTTCCGCATTCTCGACAACCTGCGGGCCGAGGGCAAGACGGTGATCCTGATCACACACAAGCTGCGCGAGATCATGGAGATCACCGATACGGTGTCCGTCATGCGCCGTGGCGAAATGACCGCGACGGTGAAGACCGCCGAAACCAGCCCCGAGGAACTGGCCGAACTGATGGTCGGCCGCAAGGTGCTGCTGCGCGTCGACAAGACCCCCGCGCAACCGGGCAAGACCGTGCTGTCGGTCAAGGACCTGCATGTCACCGACGACAAGGGCGTCGAACGTGTCAAGGGCGTGTCGCTGGACATCCGCGCGGGCGAGATCCTCGGCATCGCCGGGGTGGCCGGCAACGGCCAGTCCGAGGTCATGAACGTCCTTGGCGGCATCATGGAAGGCCGCGGCGAGATCACCATGAACGGTGCACCGCTGCCGCTGACCGGCGCCGGTTCGGACGGTGCCGCACGGCGCAAGGCGCTGATCGCCCATGTCCCCGAGGACCGGCAGCGCGAAGGCCTGATCATGGAGTTCACCGCCTGGGAAAATTCGGTCTTCGGCTATCACCGCGATCCGCGCTGGCAATCCGGCCCGCTGATGAACAATTCCGCGATCCAGACCGAGGCCGCCGGGGCGATGGAACGCTTTGACGTGCGCCCGCCGGACCCCAACCTTGCCGCCAAGAGCTTTTCCGGCGGCAACCAGCAAAAGATCGTCCTGGCCCGCGAGATCGAGCGTAACCCCGACCTGCTGCTGGTCGGCCAGCCCACGCGCGGCGTCGACATCGGCGCCATCGAATTCATCCACCAGGAAATCGTGCGCCTGCGCGATCAGGGCAAGGCGATCCTGCTGGTCTCGGTCGAACTGGACGAGATCATGTCGCTGTCCGACCGCATCGCCGTCATGTTCGACGGCAAGATCATGGGCCTGCGCGACCCGGCCGAGACCGATGAACGCGAACTGGGCCTGCTGATGGCCGGGATCGCGGGCGAACCCGACAAGGAAGACTGGAAGGCGGTCGAGGAAAACCTTGCCGCCGTCGAAGCTGCCGCAGACCAGGAAGAAGGCGCGCACAATGGATAA